The genomic segment TTGCCAGTTGGAGTTTGGTCATAATCGTTCCGGTGTATATTGTTCGTGGTGGTCGTTGCTATCCCGGTTTCTCGTATAAAGGGCCGGCAACAACGCACATACAGACGAGAGGTACACCATTATCGAATAATTAAATTACGATacttcaggtgcagccaacgaaaaatgcacttttaaaggagtccttactatgataagatatattatacatgacaagtaatgtgaactgactaattttaagtcaagagggtaattaattagctgttcataatttgccctcccactgaaaagttttcgacttaccctgcgcattcaaacttcatttttatccgctccacatatttttgcctgtttcccctccccactgtgaatatttgaagctcccctgccctgtagCGAAAAAACTTGCAGATTTCCCCTGCCgttgaaaaaaattcccctcaataTATTGTCATTCcctttcccctgcagacatgaagctaccctaccctgtgataAAAAACCCTAAAAACTGTCAATTTTCCCCTGCCCAGAGAAAAAATTTCCCcttaaaattaacattcccatgcagacacatactgcagtggccttgtatttggtttccatcttgcagtacatagagtgagatgttgggtcaatcgataggctaagtagtctgggtaacctttaaaaggtataagtacttgcactgtgtccccatccccggGAACACCTTGGCTGAatttcccctgtccccgttttaaaagtagcttcccctctcctcgtttttcgccaagccctgtccacaaaacaatcaaccaatatctgccctgccagacaaaaaaactaaaatttgctcccctgccagcTAAAAAtttgtcccctgccctagcaaaattaaaatttcccctgccctcaaaaattgcttgcggaatagctttttcgatgaatagctccgttggctgcacctgatacTTATACATGGTCACCATGTCTAGACAGGTCGGTCGTCTTCAAAGATGTGGTCcaccacagtcaaacagactgggGTTCTTACTGAAGTCAGTACGTCAGAGTGTCAGAGCGTTTACATCTCAGTGTCTAGACAAGCATAAAGTGCGAATGAGGTCTCTCCATAGTCCCTCCAAATTACGAGTAAAAGTTGTCAAGGACGAACTTTTAGCAGTCAGTTGTTTCATATAATGATTGGCAGCTGCACCCTACGTCATTTGCATCCCAGTGAACCGCTTCGGCGTGCGATTTGCATATATGCTTGTGAAATGAGATTTCAACCCGTCGTTTCACTGGGTTGAAGCGGTTCTCGACTGGACAGTTCTTCACGGCGTTACATGGCATGACAACGTTTTTATTAAGTTTTATCaagtacaaaatataaaaataaagacTTTGTTCCAAGTGTTTGTTCAACTGAATCGTTCAGCTCAAAAGGGAGCAATATATTTGCGGGTAGGAAAAGCCTTGTATTGTTCATCCTAGTTGTGAGAAATGATGCACAGATTTATCCGCAGATTTTTTCCCCTAAAGCTGACAATTGATTATTTTCTGAGTCTACTTTTGCACAAACGTCTTGGTAATATTCCACTCTTTCTCATAACAAATAGCAGAGAAGTGAAGTATTCAAATTAAAAAGAACTTCTACAGATGAGTTAACGTGGGTGTGCGCATTTAAAATGCTTCATTTGTGTAATATTTCTATCATTTGACTTGGTCTATTTTATCTTATCTCATTTTGTCCCGATTGTCTGATGAACCGTTTAAAGTGAAACATGTCGTTGGCAATAAATTCCGTATAGTTTTTCAGTAGGCGTTACTACccaaatatcagtgaaaatgaCTAAgtcatttatacatttttaaTGGAAGTTAAGGCCTGCAAACGtctaataaaacaaacaactaaacaagaaaacaaagaaacaaagaaacaaacaaacaaataaacaaacaaatgaacaaacaaaacactgcAGCCAAAAATAATACACTGTACCTTTTTTTCACTTCAGAGATTTCTGAAGGGATGAGGTAAATTTAATGTAAATAGAAAACACTTTAACATACACaagtaataaaattaaacaTCTTAGTATCACCTTGTCAAGTAGTAAGATGGGCATTAATGCTTATGAAATACTAACAACAAAGTAAATGTCACTAATCTTAGTAGACCCCTGATAGCAATCAAGATAACTTTTCCCGTTTATTTAAAAACAATAACGACAAATAAGCTATGTGGCaatacaaacatacaacaatttgtaaaaaatattttgtcaaattgaaaatttagttGTCGTTTTTGTTAGTTACAGTGATAGAATTGAATGGATAACGTgtgttaaaaataataattgtgcactgaaaaaaaatagttgGGCCTTCCCAGCGACACACCGAATATTTAACAATAGTCCAAATGCAACATGGTGAAACCTACCAAATATTGTTGCCTGTTTTAAGTAAGTTCAAGGGTAGAACAAACTTTTTCACGCCACCTTTCTTAAACATTGCCATATTGTTACAAGTACAAATAAGAAAAATTGTATCATTGAATTAATCTAAATCTAGAAATGCACAATAGGAAGGTCATTTTCTCACTATCATTCCGTTACTCACGTAACTATAAATTCGTATAACTTAACTGGGTTTTACTACAGTATACATGTCACTTGCAATGGTATTTGTTGATTTGTTAAGTGTTTTTCGCCcccacccatcaaaattttaagcgCTGTAATACTCTTCTGTGTTCCAGTGTCTCTAAGACATCTCTGTTCATAGATTTTTGAACATCTGTAGTATATCTTGTGTATCGATTTGGCAGTCTCTGTGGCTTAGAATTTTCAAGAGGTTGGTGAAATTACTCTCATAGATACACTCGCCCTCAGTTGCTGAACCACCTTCATGCTTTCGTTTTGCCCATCGTTTTGACCACTCTGACAAGATGTGTTTTGTAATTGACCTTGGAAAGGCTGTGACTTCCCAAACTGCAACTTCGGCTTGATGGAAGCCCATCAGGTCAGCCATGACTCTATAGTCAGGTCCAAAGTCCTTCTTACGATCCATGATGAGCGAGATCTTCTGTAGAGTATCGTTTAGCATCCATTTTACATCAGTTAGATAACCAAACCTACGAAGGACCATCGTATCGTGACCAATGCAAAGCAAACTACTTGTTTCTTCTTGTTTGTTTTCTATATCGTCGTTGACTTTCTCATTCATTCTCTCTGCTTTTAGTATATTATGCTTCAAGTAGTAGACGATACTTTCAAGATCCCTGTGATTTCTTAGTGAGTGTGAACTCAATATATGACAGTCGATACTGGTACCTGGACAACAGATATTCACCATGTGATACACATAATCTGTGACTAATTCTAACATTTTGTGGCATTCTCCAATTTCTTCTTCCTTCTCTGCTCTGACACACACATGTATTGCTCGCCAACCCTTCGTCATATATACTAAACATTCTACGTTGTGACATATCTTTATACCATTTTTCCAAAGACTTACTTTGGGGCAATTCAAACATCTAAAGTGCCTCCCAAGACGAGTTTGAAGGCGTGGGAACATTCCTGGCGAGAAGCTATCTGTATCATTTCGACATTGTAATCTTCTACCGTAGTAGATCTTCTTGATTTGATCAATTTGCCATTTATGTTCGGGCATCACATTCTGCAACAACCCAGGTACGATGTAAGACATATCAGTGTCCCCGTAAAGTAGTTCCATTTCACAAAGGAGATCTATCAGCATGTCGATATCAGCTAAACCGTCGAACACCTTTTCGAAGTCACTTCTTTGATATCTTGTCTTTGTTTTATCAGGTAGTCGCTTCGTGTATTGTTCAAATATTTCGGTGGCAAGCATCGGTCCGATTACTCTATTACACAGCCATTGAGGGTTCAGTACAACTATGTCATCTGTCTGTGTTAGGGTACTTTCAATACGAAGAATCTGGTAAACATAGCAAtacaaataatgataaattttaaattaaaactaTTATAGTATGTGCAATAACCTGCAGTAGGAAGGCACGAAACTGATACAAAGTGCATTGTCCTTGGACCAAGTTGCTGTTACTTGGAATATAGCTGCTGTTCTTTTCTATGTCGTCGCTTACAGATAAGAGCGACAACATAAATATAAAAGAAGGTGACATAATCATATACATACCTCCCCGGAATAATGGAGAAATCGTGTGGCTATAGCAAGGAACTCCGTATCAACCATTGGATCTATTTCTCTTACTTTCTGGACATATGAATGCCACTTGACAATAGGAAAGGACCTATCAACCCACTTTTCTTTGCTGTCACTTATTTTCGCACACAACTTCGGGATAAATTCTTTCTTCTGGAATACATTAATAAGACACAACAAACATTCGAGATTTGTCTCGTCAAAGTCTTAAATTAGCGTAAAAAACTAATTTCATTACGTAACGTGAAGAGTTTGAAAAATTGACGAATTTCGTGATGATTCACCATTGCGGGAAGTCACAATGTTTTGTATAGAATGAATTCAAAAATGAAGCCAGGTCTTTCAAATGCAATTGATCCACTTTTCTTTACTGTCATTATTTGGAGAGAAATATTTGGCAGTTAAAAAAAACGTTTCGGAAAGAAACATTGCAGGTAAAACACTAAAAGACAAAATCACAATCATGGAAAAAGATTTGATTTGAATACTGGTATGGGCCCATGTAGGCTCCGTATCGTTTGTTGTTGCGAGTTTCCTGTGTGGTATTGTTGACACTGGCTGAGTCACTGTCAAATAATTCCATCGTTATGGAATACCTGCTAAACCACACTGACCTGGGCCTTTCTGTCTATTCACCTGGGAAGTAATTTTCGATCAACATTCACCTAGTACCTTATCACACCCCCGATGAAGGCACAGGGTGTCTTTTTCTGATAATAATTTTGATATAAGTGGCATGTTCAGATATTCTGCAGAAGTCACTAACTCAGCCTACAGGAGAGTCAAGAGCGCAATGGTTGAATGTGCTTCCCCTGCTGTAGTGAGATTCAGGAAAACCTATCGCCAGGATAATTCGGAACCTCAGGAAAAGCCACTAAGAAATTTGCACTATTATGTTCAAACAAATGAGGGAAGTTCTTCTACGCTCATCCGCGTCAACTCACTGCTGGAAATGACTTTAATTTTGTACAGTATGCTCCTAAACCACAACTGCTATACTTGCTTAGTCAATTTTGTCTGCTGGTGTGGCGTACGCGTTATCAGTTCGAAGTTGTGGCGTCCGTGTTTGTTTCAAATAGGCAAACGTAACAATATTAACGATATGGTAAATACGAGTGCGGCACGCGTTAACAAATATTTTGCTTATATTCAAAAGTTCAGTCGTGAACGGAAGTTGATAATGCATAGCCAACAGTATGATTTTCGGCGTGAACTGATGGTAGTGTGAAAGTAGAATCTTGAAAGTAATGGCAAAAGTTTCAGCCATTGGGGCCTTATTCGGTTTCTGCTGAACCAGCGTACACACTCAGCACAATAGTATACACTAAGTTAATTTACCCGTGTGCTCCTACATTGCTAAACACATTCACTCGTTAACCAGATGTAATTAATGGATCCTTACCTTTTCTCCTCGAAGGCACTCACGCAGTCTCATCATGTCTGCATGCTGTGAGTCATGACAATTCAATATAAAGATCTCCTCTGCTATGTTCAAATATCTTCCAAACTTTCTCTGAGCTTGTTCAAATACCTCTCTATAACGCAACCCGGCTGgaagaacaagaaaaaaaaacaaaactatgTGACAGAGTGCATTCAAAAGTTGGATGAAGCCACATCGAACCAAATGGGGCGATAGGACCAAGCGTACGAAAAACATATGTTAAAGtaacaaacaaatgcaaacGCCCAAACCATTTTCAACCAAAACCGACCATAAATGAGCCTAATTGATTTAAATCTGAGTTGAAAGGTTTACGTTATGAAGCAATCATAAGTTAGGGACAGGACAGGTTGGGTCCAGGGAAATTGTCCATTATTACTGCCCTTAGCCATAGCCACACTTCATACTTATAATACAATCACTCATGAAAGTTTATGCTTTCGTCTCCACATACTTTTTGACAGACCATAATATCACTGAACGACTTATCTACACCTATCAACATATTGTTCTAATCTCTGATACAAACTGTCGAGCACTTTCTCTGTCAGTGCCGGTCATATCTACCGTTATTACTCTTTAGATATTATGTAAAGATCATATTAGAATACTTTAGCAAAAATATGAATGTTAATACTAAAGAAGCGTGTGTGATAACGTATAAATTACCTAGGCTGTACAAAGTATTCAGTTGAAACAGAAATAAGCATATTTTCAAGGCTAATggtaatataaatataatataacaaAACCAAGTGACGCTGATTAAGGGAGCATTAAATGGCCTCTCCAAATTGGCAAGCAAAAAAAGGTCACGAGCTTTGACCAAGTTTGCCATGCCGTTGATCCCTTTATTTTTTACCTTTTCGACttaaaatgtcaacatttcTTTTGGCTGCATACGTCTTTTATCAACACTAACAACATATTGAACTTTAGGAAGACGATTTCAAACACACTGAGTAACATCATCAGTTCCAGACAAATGTCTACCGTTGTGGTTCGAAGATGACATGGGAGCAATGTTTGCCTCTGTTGTACGACGACCTTCAAAATAACACCTATAGCTGTCTTTCATTGTGTCAGTAAGCTTTCTTATGTTCATACCTTGTCTCTTGGCTCCATCTTTCAACAAGTCAGCTCTACTTGCTATCAATATTACAATTGGCTTCACATGTCCCTTTCCATCAATTCTCATTATGATTGCCTTGATGAAAGCAAGCCACGAATTTACCTATTATATAGAAAAGTATCAAAATTCAACCCagtaaacaatatatatatatacataaatattatatatatatatatatatatatatatataatatatatatatatatatatatatatatatatatatatatatattattatatatatatatataaaaccattactATGGCGTTTACAACTAAGTGAATACGACACATGACCAGAAGTTTGTGTTAGATGTTGTTGAAAAGTGTACTCTCGaaaatgatttcattgtttACCCCAGTGACATTAGTGATGCCATAGGGAAACTACAGGCTGGTAAATCTGTTGGCCCTGACTATCTCTCAGCTGAGCATTTTATGTATGCTAGCAGTAAAGTTTCAATTTTACTCAGTATGTGTTTTACGGCGATATTTGTGCATAATGTTTGCCCTAGTCGCCTATccgatactgttttagttcccATCATAaaggacaaaaacaacaatatcaatgacaaaagtaaCTATCGTCCGATTGCAGTTTCGACAGTTGCTTCTAAGCTTATGGAATTAATTTTACttagaaatattgaatgttatcTTGAAACGTCACATTACCAGTTTGGTTTCAAATCTGGTCACTCGACCGATATGTGTGTCTTTGTACTTAAAGAAGTAATCAATTACTATAGAAAGCATGGTAGTAATGTCATTGTCACTTTCATGGACGCCTCCAAAGCATTTGACAGAGTCAACCACTGGGTTCTCTTCAAAAAGTTGACTGATCGCATAGTACCAGTGTATGGTATCGAACTCAACAGACTTTTATTCGCTGGGGTGCATGTACCTCCAGTGGTTTTACTGTCTCCAATGGTGTAAAGCAAGGTGGGATCTTGTCACCAAAGCTTtttaatatctatattgatCATTTGAGCTTTATGCTGTCTAATTCCAAAACAGGTTGTAACATTGGAGGACTTTTCGTCAATCAtttaatgtatgctgatgatatttgtctgattagtccttctgtcaagggaactcagaAGTTGGTCAATATTTGTAGTGACTATGGTGATACTCATGATATTTTGTTCAATAACAAAAAGACCAAATGTATGTGCGTGAGATGCGATTCATCTATGATTCGTCACATTCcttctgtgtatctcaataGAGTTAAATTAGTATTTGTCACAAAGAAGACACATTTGGGTTTTGTTCTCAACGATCACTttcgtgatgatgacgatatcgAGCGACAGATGAGATGCTTTTCTATATCAGCTAATATGCttatgagaaaattttctcgatgtacttttgaagtcaagagtgttcttttcaaaacatattgttatcaattgtatggcggtccaatttggatgaaatattcTGTTAATATTATGAGGAAATTGAAAGTAGCTTACAATAATGCTGCTCGTCTTTTATTGGGTTATGATAAACGTAGTAGTGCAAGCTCTATGTTTATATCTAACAGaatcaataactttgatgcCTTGCTAAGAAGGCAAATTTATGGTTTAAAGCAAAGACTTCTGAGAAGCAGTAATGATATTGTACGATGTGTGTATgactcattatatttaaactccgaaatgataaagttatggaacaagcttctttttgtataacttaaccaagctgtgtatatttatcaccagattttcttttgttgttatatggacaatgagtccgaaataaagtctataataataataaaataatatatatatatatatatatatatatatatatatatatatatatatatatatatataattgacaAACAGATATCTACacatgtgagagagagagagagagagagagagagagagagagagagagagagagagagagagagagagagagagagagagagagagaatgtagTACCTCTTGAAAGTCAATGTACCCTAAAAGAATAAAAGCTCAAAATCTACGAAACACATCAAACTGTGACAATACAATTATACACGCAGCAATGACAAATGACTCTACAGGTACATATCGTATGCTTTAACCGAGTGGTTTTGATTGGTTGCCGTACATTAATGAGTTCCAATCAAAcagagaatttactgaattctcTACCCATGGTTTATAGATCAGCTGGTAGCTGGTATACCCCTGAAGCTAACTCCGCTCAGTTAATGCGATAAAGTCACCGAGTTGATAAAGTTCGTGAAAGATGTGTGATTAGGCAGGTGCTTCATGAAGTCAAAGGCGTGAGATGGGTCGCAACCAGAATAATTGTAACACATTAGCTCGGTTATTTAACACTTTTTTAAAGGGTGGGGATTCGGCCTACCATTTTTGACGATGTTTTCTCTAGGTTAAACGGTACCGTATGTCTTGAGTTGAAATTAtatcgagaatttactgaaatttataTCCTGAAATCTTCGACAGGCTTGTTACGCAATTAAGCATCACAAATTTCATTTATTAGATCATCATTTATATAAGAGTATCTTACTCTTACATGTCATCATTTTTGTCTTATATAGTTTCGAAATGGTCCAAATCTTTCactatattttaaaatttgttgtttCTCCCTTAATTCTCGGCATGCAGTCACTTTGAAATCACCATTGTTCCGGTGAGTACATACATCTAAATCATATTTGCTGAATTTTATCCTCAGATGACATTAACACTCACTTTCAAGCATATCtttgtacatttacatgacTGAATTCTTTTTGAGGAAAACTGCATTTTCAACACCGTGCAACATATATTGTGAGATCAGTTAAGGGTCTTAAATTGCCATTAACATAGGCCCAGGTACCAAGGCCTTCGGCAGGGTTGGAAGAGCAAAGATAATTCAAAGTCTTATGATACGGAAACAATATTGCATTCTTGTTCAAGAATTAAGCTATCTTATTGTGAGGAGATATGCTGCCCATAACACAGTCACGGTAACAAGCCataataaacacctattgcctggtcatgagggctatagcgcccgtctattaccccgaggggccgtctgttaccagaaacacattgctTTTCCCCAAGGCTGTAGGCcccatgctcatgttgtattgttatatattttttaatccattgtgacaagtttactgggcgatgtttccacagcggtttcagttgtacgtggtaccactttctttcaaaaaatattctaagcatacctagcgacatccttagttgcactttaatcttttccatcgatgagctgttcaagttcctacgctgttggaatgttgaaaaatgttgacaaatctgttttagagaatgtgtcgtctcctggacgcacatcacgttctagtcacccaccattgttgcaaagctgcagacgacactacggtcacgtgaccgggcacttttccaaatttggtctgaACAATTTTCCAAGGGAAATAGCTttaaaaaataccctctgacgtcacttttgtcgatccgatggggactagacgtatcgaTTTTCTCGTCACTTGACGTATTCTGGacaatcgcgacacggaattagcatgtggcgtgttataattaTATTTAATATTAATCTCTAGAAATTTATGATGCATAAAGGCGTACTTTTATGTCCTTCCTGTACAGAAGTTATGGAAATAAATTTGCAAAACTTCTGTTTTCCAAGTAACTCTTTTGTGCATATGTTTCTGAAAACCTTAAAGGAACCTGTCTTTTCGACTTTCATGATAAAAGCAATCAAGGTAAAACAAGCCTACATAGACTTGCTTTCGACTTGATAGCATGGcagaaaatgcaaaaacttGTATTGAGGCAATAATGTATTTGGTCAAGACAATAAATAATGAAGAGAATATCCTTCGCTATCACGGATATTTTTACACCGAATCAAGGCTTCTTTGAGCCGGTTGGACCtgtttttcttcatttacaAATCATGAACCTATGTTACCCTGGGTTGGTTGCTCTGCTGGtcgacagaattgtccccgaggttatcgttcgcccctgttaaagcaatgaattcgtttcttcgcttcgataaagtttgtatgtgcgatgtgtgatagtgagcacgcgtgcgtgagtgcttcacaaactgtacaacgtgtggagcggtctcagtcagaaaaatgtaacaacttagccggctattgaaccactcttttttggagtggagatttagccgagcggttctctctgtggcctctctgctaggcgactgatgccgtatgttgtgggttcgaacccgattgaaaactagccgtattttctaccctgggttggtagctctgctggttgacagaattgtccccgaggttatcgttcgcccagttaaagcgatgaattcgtttcttcgcttcgataaagtttgtatgtccgatgtgtgatagtgagcatgcgtgcgtgagtgcttcacaaactgTACAAcatgtggagcggtctcagtcagaaaaatgtaacaacttagccggctattaaaccactcttttttgggagcggagatttagccgagcggttctctctgtggcctctctgctaggcgactgatgccgtatgttgtgggttcgaacccgattgaaaactaggcGTATTACATTAGTCCAAAGACCCACCCCTTACGTTCGTATTTGCGACGGCGACGTAATCACTGAATGACCTCTAAACATAACCTGGTCGAGTCTAAATAATACTTTATCgttttttattgataatttaTAAACAAGCTACGATTTTACGGTTCGCACGTACTGTTAGTTTAAATTCTCAGTGAAAGCTACAACGGAGAACATAGGCGTAGTGGATATTGGATTTGAATTTACTTTTGCTTCCTGTCTTATAGATTTGATCGCTATTGCTTCCTGTGTTATAAATTTGATCGCTGAATAGTTTTAACCAGgaaatatcattaaaaaaaaagacaaaaatctaGAAGGCAAACGTTGACGTTTGTATGTGAGTATTTTGCGATGAGCCGTCgttgttgttttattggtaCATAACActcttttcaacaaattacTGCTACAAAACAAAACCCCGGCCATACACGGCAATTGGCAATGACGATGGGAGGATTGAGCTATCGTAATTATTGTCAACATTCCCCCTCCTTATATCGTTCACGTTCGAAACCGAGTGATACTCTTCTAAGACTTCGCAAAATGCCTTGCTGCACTATATTATGGCTTTTATTAACTTTGTCTGTTGAAAGTGCCCGCAAAGACAAACATTGGCAAAattataaaagtaatgaaaattatatatatatatatatatatatatatatatatatatatatatatatatatatatatatatatatatatatatatatatatatagatatagagatagatagataatagatagatagatagatagatagatagatagttcggaagaaaaatagtgcagaccttgacgttttgatatctgcatggatgcttgtttagtttgaacttcaacgtcaagaatttttgtaaagatgtttTTTCTGCctcaatcaaaatgcagactgttttgaataatggctgaagcatttgttGGCAATAttaggagttctagggctaattgaaatcaaaacaataagcctgaatttcgtcaaaaacaccactgagggcgctattttaatcgctatctcaaaatttctgtgggcttgcccacacgaaaaattaatcagtaatcaagctgacattgacctaacacctgttaagaggattcgtgccgctgaatgttttaaaataggaaaatcgagctcaacgctactgtggtggcctataggaaattaattagtggtcttgtgccatatatatatatatatatatatatatatatatatatatatatatatatatataatatatatatatatatatatatatatatatatatatatatatatatatatatatatatatatatatatatatgattgcgTCTAAATGTCAGTGTCATACATCGACTCGTTGCTCCGTAACCGTAGATTTTAAATGAATGTCtgaactgtatgtatgtacagataAAGCAATGCTGTTTGCCgttggaatataaattgataGAATTAGCTTATTACTTAATGCAGTAGTTAATTCATCTTACCTCTTCCTCCTGTATTGCGGGTTCGTC from the Ptychodera flava strain L36383 chromosome 2, AS_Pfla_20210202, whole genome shotgun sequence genome contains:
- the LOC139152469 gene encoding death-associated protein kinase 1-like isoform X2 — translated: MASWISIVRGRRQELIDAAAESDIERIKLLVAKEYDVNGKGIYTDEHGAPWYGSTALHVASREGNVDIAQVLISNGCNVNTTDANDWTPLHYATRFGKESFARLLLQSGAEIDVQDKDGNTPLHLAAQRGVERTATLLLEHKASINIKNKDGEGPLDIVKRELSNLRGEDVAKAFIECHYDNNEVCKTIINAPDDRDMRMELLNHQKSFLEAKTKKRSKEKAPASGADNYVRTPGIDVDKVHIYKVGTFSVWDFAGQVEYYITHNMFLRAENAIFLLLFNITDEPAIQEEEVNSWLAFIKAIIMRIDGKGHVKPIVILIASRADLLKDGAKRQAGLRYREVFEQAQRKFGRYLNIAEEIFILNCHDSQHADMMRLRECLRGEKKKEFIPKLCAKISDSKEKWVDRSFPIVKWHSYVQKVREIDPMVDTEFLAIATRFLHYSGEILRIESTLTQTDDIVVLNPQWLCNRVIGPMLATEIFEQYTKRLPDKTKTRYQRSDFEKVFDGLADIDMLIDLLCEMELLYGDTDMSYIVPGLLQNVMPEHKWQIDQIKKIYYGRRLQCRNDTDSFSPGMFPRLQTRLGRHFRCLNCPKVSLWKNGIKICHNVECLVYMTKGWRAIHVCVRAEKEEEIGECHKMLELVTDYVYHMVNICCPGTSIDCHILSSHSLRNHRDLESIVYYLKHNILKAERMNEKVNDDIENKQEETSSLLCIGHDTMVLRRFGYLTDVKWMLNDTLQKISLIMDRKKDFGPDYRVMADLMGFHQAEVAVWEVTAFPRSITKHILSEWSKRWAKRKHEGGSATEGECIYESNFTNLLKILSHRDCQIDTQDILQMFKNL
- the LOC139152469 gene encoding death-associated protein kinase 1-like isoform X1, translated to MASWISIVRGRRQELIDAAAESDIERIKLLVAKEYDVNGKGIYTDEHGAPWYGSTALHVASREGNVDIAQVLISNGCNVNTTDANDWTPLHYATRFGKESFARLLLQSGAEIDVQDKDGNTPLHLAAQRGVERTATLLLEHKASINIKNKDGEGPLDIVKRELSNLRGEDVAKAFIECHYDNNEVCKTIINAPDDRDMRMELLNHQKQYRHKQEYNILMREPGVRRNIMRICLCGYGGRGKTTLKHSLERSFLEAKTKKRSKEKAPASGADNYVRTPGIDVDKVHIYKVGTFSVWDFAGQVEYYITHNMFLRAENAIFLLLFNITDEPAIQEEEVNSWLAFIKAIIMRIDGKGHVKPIVILIASRADLLKDGAKRQAGLRYREVFEQAQRKFGRYLNIAEEIFILNCHDSQHADMMRLRECLRGEKKKEFIPKLCAKISDSKEKWVDRSFPIVKWHSYVQKVREIDPMVDTEFLAIATRFLHYSGEILRIESTLTQTDDIVVLNPQWLCNRVIGPMLATEIFEQYTKRLPDKTKTRYQRSDFEKVFDGLADIDMLIDLLCEMELLYGDTDMSYIVPGLLQNVMPEHKWQIDQIKKIYYGRRLQCRNDTDSFSPGMFPRLQTRLGRHFRCLNCPKVSLWKNGIKICHNVECLVYMTKGWRAIHVCVRAEKEEEIGECHKMLELVTDYVYHMVNICCPGTSIDCHILSSHSLRNHRDLESIVYYLKHNILKAERMNEKVNDDIENKQEETSSLLCIGHDTMVLRRFGYLTDVKWMLNDTLQKISLIMDRKKDFGPDYRVMADLMGFHQAEVAVWEVTAFPRSITKHILSEWSKRWAKRKHEGGSATEGECIYESNFTNLLKILSHRDCQIDTQDILQMFKNL